One Pochonia chlamydosporia 170 chromosome 5, whole genome shotgun sequence DNA segment encodes these proteins:
- a CDS encoding histone deacetylase phd1 (similar to Aspergillus terreus NIH2624 XP_001218131.1), whose product MDINPYRFRVPKPNYLPHKLDVDNDDVVVEEYNNSPLGLASEMDNAKFYNKCKRLAEESGITRPKGYNVSFHCNPDMEKHHFGMTHPMKPWRLTLSKSLIYSYGMSFAMDNYISRAATYEELASFHSTDYLDFLGTVLPEPVPRDLENSNPDLKFNLGGSDCPLFDGLYDYCSMSAGGALDAARKITSKQSDIAIAWGGGLHHAKKAEASGFCYINDIVVAILELLRFYPRVLYIDIDVHHGDGVEEAFFSTDRVMTVSFHKYDPNNFFPGTGALDDNGPKNEHNPGAHHAVNVPLNDGITDEQYDMLFDSIIGKIVEKFRPSAIALQCGADSLAGDRLGRFNLQVQGHGACVEFCKKVGLPLILFGGGGYTPRNVARAWTYETSIAIGCQDNINPLLPQHTPWREQFRQDTLFPTLEQILGEPRQNRNPQKRLQEIVQHISEQLRFVQAAPSVQMQAIPPDLGAIRHEVEERLKEENEERNDEIRRVREAAVGTPMEM is encoded by the coding sequence ATGGATATTAATCCTTATCGTTTCCGTGTGCCCAAACCAAACTACTTGCCTCACAAGCTGGATGTTGATAACGACGATGTCGTTGTGGAGGAGTACAACAACAGCCCGCTCGGGCTTGCGAGCGAGATGGATAATGCCAAATTCTACAACAAGTGCAAACGTCTTGCTGAAGAATCCGGCATAACTCGCCCCAAAGGGTATAATGTCTCATTTCACTGCAATCCGGATATGGAGAAACACCACTTTGGCATGACACATCCTATGAAACCGTGGCGCCTCACTCTTTCCAAAAGTCTTATCTACTCATACGGCATGTCTTTTGCAATGGACAACTACATCTCCCGCGCGGCCACTTACGAAGAGTTGGCATCATTTCATTCTACCGACTATCTAGACTTTCTTGGCACCGTCCTCCCTGAGCCTGTTCCCCGGGACCTGGAGAACTCCAACCCGGATCTGAAGTTCAACCTCGGTGGCTCCGACTGTCCACTATTTGATGGCCTGTACGACTACTGCTCCATGTCAGCCGGCGGTGCGCTGGACGCGGCCCGCAAGATCACGTCTAAACAGTCGGACATTGCTATAGCTTGGGGGGGCGGCCTCCACCACGCCAAGAAGGCAGAGGCATCTGGGTTCTGCTACATCAAcgacattgttgttgctatCCTGGAACTCTTACGTTTTTACCCACGCGTTCTCTACATCGATATCGATGTGcatcatggtgatggcgttgaggaagccttcttctctaCGGATCGTGTTATGACTGTATCGTTTCATAAGTACGATCCAAACAACTTCTTCCCAGGCACCGGAGCCTTGGATGACAATGGACCGAAAAACGAGCATAACCCTGGAGCCCATCATGCTGTGAACGTACCACTAAACGACGGCATCACTGATGAGCAGTACGACATGTTGTTTGACTCTATTATTGGCAAAATTGTCGAGAAATTCCGTCCGAGTGCCATTGCCCTGCAATGCGGTGCTGATTCTCTCGCTGGGGATAGGCTTGGCCGTTTTAACCTCCAGGTGCAGGGTCATGGCGCATGTGTTGAGTTTTGCAAGAAAGTAGGACTTCCCCTTATTctctttggtggtggtggctatACACCTCGCAACGTTGCTCGCGCCTGGACCTATGAAACTAGCATTGCGATAGGGTGTCAGGACAATATCAACCCGCTGCTTCCCCAGCACACCCCTTGGCGCGAGCAATTCAGACAGGACACTCTTTTCCCTACACTGGAGCAGATATTGGGCGAGCCACGACAAAATCGTAATCCTCAGAAGCGCCTACAGGAGATTGTGCAGCATATTTCTGAACAACTTCGATTTGTCCAGGCTGCCCCAAGTGTTCAAATGCAGGCCATCCCCCCCGACCTAGGTGCTATTAGACACGAAGTTGAGGAGAGActaaaagaagagaatgaggaACGGAATGACGAAATACGCAGGGTCAGAGAGGCAGCAGTAGGGACGCCGATGGAGATGTGA
- a CDS encoding uroporphyrinogen decarboxylase (similar to Aspergillus terreus NIH2624 XP_001211750.1): MADLNAPATTSSHLGCRLGMAGQPPGRKAPSTAPEGSILGTTRELPRARLPNLGGVIAPEYFIPTAKLLATIRAMEHSFEPLKNDLLLRAAWGQEVERPPMWVMRQAGRYLPEYHEAKGNRDFFECCRDPEVASTLTLQPVERFAGLLDAAIIFSDILVIPQAMGMEVEMVDKKGPHFPSPLKNPADGQYDQVLRRDVQVAQELDYVYKAITLTRKKLAGKVPLIGFCGAPWTLFCYMVEGGGTKLFAQSKTWVYKYPKMSKALLQKIADICVDHLALQVKAGAQMVMVFDSWAGELSPSSFREFSEPYLAHISQKLPSKLKSMGLDSVPMTVFPKGAWYALDSVCNLGYNVVGMDWLQDPETAVKIRGSRNVVFQGNADPGVLYGTKEAITLAVEQMVKGFWVGKKGWIANLGHGITPGVDPDNLKHFFQEIHRLTTN, translated from the exons ATGGCTGACCTCAATGCTCCCGCGACAACAAGCTCCCATCTTGGGTGTCGCCTTGGAATGGCTGGTCAGCCGCCGGGCCGAAAAGCTCCGTCAACAGCTCCGGAAGGATCAATACTTGGCACTACCCGCGAGCTGCCCCGCGCTCGGCTGCCCAATCTTGGCGGGGTGATTGCACCAGAATATTTCATCCCAACTGCAAAGCTGTTGGCAACTATTCGAGCCATGGAGCATTCATTCGAGCCATTGAAGAACGACCTTTTACTACGGGCCGCATGGG GCCAGGAGGTGGAGCGTCCGCCAATGTGGGTGATGAGGCAAG CTGGCCGTTATCTTCCGGAATATCATGAAGCAAAAGGCAACCGCGACTTTTTCGAATGCTGCCGCGACCCCGAGGTCGCTTCAACCCTGACGCTCCAACCCGTCGAACGCTTTGCAGGATTACTTGATGCTGCAATCATATTTTCAGATATTCTCGTAATCCCACAGGCCATGGGAATGGAGGTTGAGATGGTAGACAAGAAAGGCCCGCATTTCCCCAGCCCTCTGAAGAACCCCGCGGATGGCCAATACGACCAAGTTCTTAGAAGAGATGTGCAGGTTGCACAAGAATTAGATTACGTGTATAAGGCTATCACACTtacgaggaagaagcttgcTGGGAAGGTACCACTTATCGGCTTCTGTGGTGCTCCATGGACTCTCTTTTGTTACATGGTTGAGGGCGGAGGTACCAAGCTGTTCGCCCAGAGCAAAACGTGGGTTTACAAATACCCAAAGATGAGCAAAGCGCTTCTACAAAAAATTGCAGACATCTGCGTAGATCACCTGGCCCTACAAGTAAAGGCTGGTGCACAG ATGGTCATGGTGTTTGATTCCTGGGCTGGAGAATTATCTCCATCGTCTTTCCGTGAATTCTCCGAACCCTACTTAGCACACATTTCTCAAAAGCTACCGAGCAAGTTGAAGAGTATGGGGCTAGATTCTGTTCCTATGACAGTGTTCCCCAAGGGTGCGTGGTATGCTCTAGACTCTGTGTGCAATCTGGGATACAACGTTGTAGGCATGGATTGGCTCCAAGATCCTGAGACTGCTGTCAAAATTCGTGGATCACGCAACGTAGTTTTCCAAGGCAATGCTGACCCTGGTGTCTTGTACGGAACGAAAGAAGCAATAACACTAGCGGTGGAACAGATGGTCAAAGGATTTTGGGTGGGCAAAAAGGGTTGGATTGCTAACTTGGGACATG GAATTACACCTGGCGTTGATCCCGACAACTTGAAGCATTTCTTCCAAGAAATTCATAGGCTGACAACCAACTAA
- a CDS encoding PHD finger domain-containing protein (similar to Cordyceps militaris CM01 XP_006671870.1), giving the protein MPRDDLSIDFVKRMPQAEPLDPGLILDDWINRVQNLPEEIRFIHEEITDKDRQYNECIRMIEDRDGKIQKWIKSNGSHEHNPKEDLLRAQIRDNFAKADKLAQDKIALTQKLQLTMDKHLRSIDIQIKLLYDRAEPGFTDPDEVPSLLRASAANHTAPSIRAINPSVNITAAGPPATAVTTTHSNPATTRLPAHPHIRHAQSQHNGPQHAASAPATPAASMILNRQRESSAGPATKRGPRANTGPGNAPTTSSGLARHSSLGPGTPKGASASGAGNIVRAGSAGPRSTSVKAGSNAGSRRGTPTAVSRKKPPNKSSLSRVKKASARNSPASTADSDLSEAESLSGEEENVGDTRGTPTADGKDADGDDVVGDAEDDDEEGGDDKKYCLCHNVSYGDMVACDNDNCPYEWFHWSCVGLKSEPNGTWYCPVCTEKFQRKAK; this is encoded by the coding sequence ATGCCCAGAGACGATCTCTCCATCGATTTTGTCAAGAGGATGCCTCAAGCAGAACCTCTTGACCCCGGGTTGATCCTGGACGACTGGATCAACCGCGTACAGAACCTTCCCGAAGAAATCCGCTTCATCCACGAAGAGATTACGGACAAAGACCGCCAATACAACGAATGCATTCGCATGATAGAAGACCGCGATGGCAAAATACAGAAATGGATCAAGTCCAACGGCAGTCACGAACACAATCCCAAAGAGGACCTGCTGCGCGCTCAGATTCGTGACAATTTCGCCAAGGCAGACAAGCTCGCCCAGGACAAGATCGCGTTGACACAGAAGCTTCAGCTGACAATGGATAAGCATCTGCGCAGTATTGATATACAAATCAAGCTATTGTATGATCGCGCCGAACCCGGCTTCACAGATCCTGACGAAGTACCCTCGCTGCTACGTGCAAGCGCCGCAAACCACACTGCACCTTCAATCCGAGCTATCAATCCTTCTGTAAACATAACTGCCGCCGGGCCGCCCGCAACAGCAGTCACCACAACCCACAGCAACCCGGCAACTACCAGACTTCCCGCACACCCTCATATTCGACATGCACAATCCCAACACAACGGACCACAACACGCTGCTTCTGCACCAGCCACTCCAGCAGCCAGCATGATCCTCAATAGACAACGAGAGAGCTCGGCTGGTCCAGCCACGAAGCGTGGGCCTCGAGCTAATACTGGACCGGGCAATGCCCCTACCACATCTAGCGGCCTTGCTAGACATTCCTCCCTCGGCCCTGGCACACCAAAGGGAGCGTCTGCTTCAGGCGCGGGAAATATTGTACGGGCCGGCAGCGCAGGTCCTCGATCCACTTCTGTCAAGGCTGGATCAAATGCTGGAAGCCGCCGCGGCACACCCACAGCAGTGTCGCGAAAGAAGCCGCCCAACAAATCCTCCCTTTCGCGTGTGAAGAAGGCTTCAGCACGAAACTCACCAGCTTCGACGGCAGACAGCGACCTATCGGAAGCGGAAAGCTTGAGTGGTGAGGAAGAAAACGTAGGGGATACCAGGGGTACGCCCACAGCTGACGGGAAGGATGCCGATGGGGATGATGTCGTTGGAGAtgccgaagacgacgatgaagagggTGGCGATGACAAGAAGTATTGCCTATGCCACAATGTAAGCTATGGCGATATGGTCGCTTGCGACAACGACAACTGCCCCTACGAGTGGTTCCATTGGTCATGCGTTGGGTTAAAAAGCGAACCCAACGGTACTTGGTACTGCCCGGTTTGTACTGAAAAGTTTCAGCGCAAAGCAAAATAA
- a CDS encoding GTP-binding protein 2 (similar to Blastomyces dermatitidis SLH14081 XP_002623974.1), with amino-acid sequence MASIFTYDPDPPRVSSPWLAPEDSDVPRKLTQQGASQGLLSDYGVEKLRAEPQEGPTEYKLHLLLRPRRAFKSMSTIQQLKNSQAADAQDTTGARPPVLATPASSNQPRQERLKHLTTQLLWRLQQSSPYHATSSKELAIPKLPADNIELCSPIRLEPLVPGLEESRGALYEIGVSDDGTLVGLTKDEMTESITTLRVMAASLGCTVDVIRMVIVGDCQWEEVTPYCNKNDQELSFVTRQGKLWVAEALVTPNLGLRGISGADYGNPDQGTMKTSGPVSLTPEQVAVPSRGSSTTPQLRITLTGPTTSGKSSLLGTLSTGTLDNGRGKSRLSLLKHRHEMVSGVTSSIAQELIGYKGSSILNFSQGNIESWVDIHDCAEHGRLVFLSDSGGHPRYRRTVLRGLMNWAPHWSVLCIAADASEDISTGIGATSSAKDVLGTAAAGIDLVRAHLNLALKLDVPMAVVITKLDLASKQSLQKTLTKILAAIKDAGRIPKILQPDQIQHDDLRDIPCGDLAKVDAIVKSITESDDLTSCVPIILTSAVKGVGVGLVHALLANLPLPGIPTSRDYVGMALNPEQPKCLFHVDDTFNLPNSYGTLATSNRQATGRGVVVSGHVRFGSFSVGDRIVLGPFQPEDEESRGLGLTSEDRPSPGAYGLSISHPSSAELARIAMKSAVSASVIPGEWHTAQIVSIRNLRLPVRTLEPGQAGSIGLVFSMAENSLSSPLTETPRVRRGMVVAIPSKHMLDTNLSLQAASGFTASFTDPAIRSLTSGSFVNVYVASVRAAARILRVSRSQWHRSHTATSNDDIEDIFSLNTDLETADPTVDEGHSWSGEVCLELLHSREWIELGSTVILLEGGSQDRSGLEGFVGKVIEIVD; translated from the coding sequence atggcttcaataTTTACATACGACCCGGACCCGCCGCGAGTTTCTTCCCCTTGGTTGGCCCCTGAAGACTCTGACGTACCGCGCAAGTTAACGCAACAGGGTGCAAGTCAGGGATTGCTGTCGGATtatggtgttgagaagttACGGGCGGAGCCTCAGGAGGGCCCGACAGAGTATAAACTGCATCTGCTCCTgagaccaagaagagcattcaAATCCATGAGCACTATCCAGCAGCTGAAGAATTCCCAAGCTGCCGACGCACAGGACACAACTGGTGCGAGACCACCAGTGTTGGCTACACCGGCATCATCGAATCAACCTCGACAGGAACGGTTGAAACATCTTACAACACAACTTCTATGGCGTCTTCAGCAGTCATCACCATATCATGCTACCAGCTCCAAGGAACTGGCAATTCCCAAGCTCCCAGCGGACAATATTGAGCTTTGTTCGCCAATCAGGCTGGAGCCCTTGGTACCAGGACTTGAAGAGTCAAGGGGAGCCTTGTATGAGATAGGAGTCTCTGATGACGGGACATTGGTTGGATTAACAAAGGATGAAATGACTGAAAGCATAACCACTCTGCgtgtcatggctgccagccttggctgcaCTGTGGACGTGATCCGTATGGTAATCGTTGGGGACTGCCAATGGGAGGAGGTTACGCCCTACTGTAATAAGAACGACCAGGAACTGAGCTTTGTTACGAGACAGGGAAAGTTATGGGTAGCAGAAGCACTTGTAACGCCCAATCTTGGACTCCGTGGCATTTCAGGCGCAGATTATGGGAATCCCGATCAAGGCACAATGAAAACAAGTGGCCCGGTTTCCTTGACTCCTGAGCAAGTCGCTGTGCCTAGTAGAGGTAGCTCGACGACTCCGCAACTCAGAATAACACTTACTGGACCAACTACGTCAGGCAAATCGAGTTTGCTTGGAACATTGTCAACCGGAACTCTGGATAATGGCCGAGGAAAAAGCCGCTTAAGCCTGCTAAAGCATCGTCATGagatggtgtctggtgtgacAAGTTCAATAGCCCAGGAGCTCATTGGATACAAGGGCAGCTCGATTTTGAACTTTTCGCAGGGAAACATAGAGTCATGGGTGGACATTCATGATTGCGCAGAGCATGGCAGACTGGTGTTCCTTTCCGACTCAGGGGGACACCCTAGGTATCGACGAACCGTATTACGCGGGCTTATGAATTGGGCTCCCCATTGGAGTGTTCTTTGCATCGCCGCAGATGCCTCAGAAGATATCTCGACAGGAATAGGTGCAACTTCGTCAGCCAAGGACGTGCTGGGCACCGCCGCAGCAGGCATTGATCTGGTGCGTGCGCATTTAAACCTAGCCCTCAAATTGGACGTGCCGATGGCAGTGGTCATCACAAAGCTAGACTTGGCGTCAAAACAAAGCCTACAAAAGACGTTGACAAAAATTCTGGCAGCTATCAAAGACGCAGGACGAATACCAAAGATTCTTCAGCCAGATCAAATACAGCATGACGATTTGCGAGACATCCCCTGTGGAGATCTTGCCAAGGTGGACGCCATAGTGAAGAGCATTACGGAAAGCGATGACTTAACTTCGTGTGTCCCTATCATTCTCACGAGCGCGGTGAAAGGCGTTGGTGTCGGCTTGGTGcatgcccttcttgccaacCTACCACTGCCAGGTATACCAACATCACGAGACTACGTAGGCATGGCGTTGAACCCAGAACAACCCAAATGTCTGTTTCATGTTGACGACACATTCAATTTACCAAATTCGTATGGCACATTGGCAACCAGTAATCGACAGGCTACAGGTCGCGGGGTGGTAGTTTCGGGCCATGTGCGCTTCGGAAGTTTCTCAGTTGGAGACAGAATTGTGCTTGGGCCTTTCCAGCCAGAGGATGAAGAGTCACGCGGTCTAGGCTTAACCAGTGAAGATAGACCATCACCGGGAGCCTATGGTCTGTCGATATCTCATCCATCCTCGGCGGAATTAGCCCGGATAGCCATGAAAAGTGCCGTCTCAGCGTCTGTCATACCCGGAGAGTGGCATACAGCGCAGATTGTTAGTATTCGTAACTTGCGACTACCTGTACGGACACTAGAACCTGGGCAGGCTGGATCAATTGGTCTCGTTTTTAGCATGGCGGAAAACTCATTAAGTTCCCCATTGACGGAGACGCCTCGTGTTCGTCGGGGCATGGTCGTTGCCATACCTTCGAAGCACATGCTAGATACAAACTTGTCTCTTCAGGCAGCCAGCGGCTTCACGGCTTCATTTACTGACCCTGCGATTCGATCTCTTACGTCGGGCTCTTTTGTCAATGTCTATGTCGCGAGCGTGAGGGCCGCTGCTAGAATTTTGCGGGTTTCTCgcagtcaatggcatcgaAGTCACACTGCCACAAGTAACGACGATATCGAAGATATATTTAGTCTGAATACGGATCTTGAGACTGCGGACCCTACCGTGGACGAAGGACATTCATGGTCTGGTGAGGTGTGCCTGGAATTGCTTCATAGTCGAGAATGGATTGAGCTGGGCTCCACGGTAATACTCTTAGAAGGTGGTAGTCAAGATCGATCGGGCCTCGAAGGATTTGTGGGCAAAGTTATTGAGATAGTGGACTAA
- a CDS encoding ATP-dependent RNA helicase (Hrh1) (similar to Neosartorya fischeri NRRL 181 XP_001260421.1), which yields MSSENTTRRSPKRRKLQSSSQTISIGGKIISLDGYLSSSSGKTDKKIEESPESVAEHETAHIATFSRKEAQKNLLKSPRIQGTEDPSLLKTRRELPIWQHRSQIQASLRGSTNRVLVLVGETGSGKSTQVPQFLYQESWCRRQKVKTPGSEEDISVGGCIAITQPRRVAATTLAHRVSQEAGTPLGKGRTDGLVGYSVRFDHQVPRGTRIKFLTEGTLLQELLRDPYLRRYSAIIVDEIHERSLDVDLLVGFLKQILSSDNSMRGGVPLKVVIMSATADVDVIQSFFNRPAADGGPDLVQVLHIKGRQFPVEVTYEPQPVADVQDSLVKKIFKIHLEEPLPGDILAFMTGQEEIESAQKLIEEYAATLASNVPKVKVFPLYGQLSIDGQREAFLPTSAKFTRKVVLATNIAETSVTVPGVRYVVDGGKAKIKQYRPRLGMESLLAKPISKSSAVQRTGRAGREAPGKCFRLYTAEAFDTLQESDLPEILRNDVLGAVLTMKARGIQDVLAFPLMDAPEIEAIERALLNLHYLGALGDDGSITSIGEKMARLPIPAPMGAVLLAAERPDFDCVIEVIDIISCITAGEDIFLQVQSEEGQEQMEVSRKEIQRREGDLITYLTTMQRYTAENTNRIEWCKQKKINMRNMRQAMNIRRQLRGICLKEKLLAEPPLPDPQPFTPLSPERAETVLRCFLRGYALKTAMLAPDASYVTVYGKHVVAIHPASVLHGQKKEALMFLDHVYTNKNYAKKVSAVRATWIEEALQR from the coding sequence ATGTCATCTGAAAATACCACAAGGCGTTCTCCCAAGCGGCGCAAGCTACAATCATCGTCTCAGACAATCAGTATTGGAGGGAAAATCATCTCTCTCGATGGCTATCTTAGCTCATCATCGGGCAAGACAGACAAAAAGATTGAAGAGTCACCCGAGTCTGTCGCGGAACATGAAACAGCGCATATTGCCACTTTCTCCAGGAAAGAAGCTCAAAAGAATCTGCTGAAGTCGCCAAGGATACAAGGAACTGAAGACCCTAGCTTGCTAAAGACACGGCGAGAGCTCCCCATATGGCAACATCGTTCTCAAATCCAAGCAAGCCTTCGTGGGTCGACTAATCGTGTGCTCGTTCTGGTCGGCGAAACTGGTTCGGGTAAGAGTACACAGGTCCCGCAGTTCCTTTACCAAGAGTCCTGGTGCAGGCGACAGAAGGTCAAGACTCCCGGATCCGAAGAAGACATATCTGTCGGCGGCTGTATTGCCATCACACAGCCCAGGAGGGTAGCTGCCACCACTCTGGCTCACAGAGTCTCTCAGGAAGCTGGCACGCCTCTTGGGAAGGGGAGAACGGATGGGCTCGTGGGTTATTCTGTTCGATTTGACCATCAAGTTCCGAGAGGAACAAGGATCAAATTTCTCACCGAAGGAACGCTTCTCCAAGAACTTCTCAGGGATCCCTATCTAAGACGGTACAGTGCTATTATCGTTGACGAAATTCACGAACGCAGCCTGGATGTGGATCTACTTGTTGGTTTTTTGAAGCAGATACTTTCATCTGACAACAGTATGCGCGGCGGAGTTCCGCTAAAAGTTGTTATCATGAGTGCCACAGCCGACGTCGATGTCATTCAATCATTTTTCAACAGACCTGCAGCAGACGGTGGCCCCGATCTAGTTCAAGTTCTTCACATCAAAGGTCGCCAATTCCCTGTGGAAGTTACCTACGAACCTCAGCCAGTAGCTGACGTCCAGGACTCACTTGTCAAGAAAATATTCAAAATACATCTGGAGGAGCCTTTGCCAGGTGACATACTGGCATTTATGAcaggccaagaagaaattgaaTCCGCCCAGAAGTTAATCGAGGAATATGCAGCTACGTTAGCCTCCAATGTGCCCAAGGTAAAAGTCTTCCCACTGTATGGCCAATTATCTATCGATGGGCAACGAGAAGCATTTCTTCCAACTTCGGCAAAGTTCACAAGAAAGGTTGTTCTCGCTACAAATATTGCCGAAACCTCAGTCACCGTGCCTGGAGTCCGATATGTCGTCGATGGTGGCAAGGCCAAGATAAAGCAGTACAGACCGAGGTTGGGCATGGAGTCATTGCTAGCAAAACCCATCTCCAAATCATCCGCTGTCCAACGTACTGGTCGAGCTGGCCGTGAAGCCCCCGGGAAATGCTTTAGACTCTACACAGCAGAAGCATTTGACACACTGCAGGAGTCTGATCTTCCCGAGATCCTGCGAAATGACGTGCTCGGGGCTGTGTTGACCATGAAGGCCCGTGGCATTCAAGATGTGCTGGCTTTCCCGTTAATGGATGCGCCGGAAATAGAGGCGATCGAAAGGGCTCTTCTCAATTTGCACTACCTTGGCGCccttggtgatgatggctcTATCACATCAATTGGTGAGAAAATGGCCCGTTTGCCCATTCCGGCTCCTATGGGTGCCGTACTTCTGGCAGCTGAGAGACCTGACTTTGACTGTGTTATCGAAGTCATTGATATAATATCATGCATCACTGCAGGGGAAGACATATTCCTACAGGTACAGTCGGAGGAAGGACAGGAGCAGATGGAGGTCTCTCGGAAAGAGATCCAACGCCGTGAAGGGGATTTAATAACATACTTAACGACTATGCAACGATATACCGCCGAGAATACCAACAGGATTGAATGGTGTAAACAGAAGAAAATCAACATGCGAAATATGAGGCAAGCCATGAATATCCGGAGACAACTGCGGGGCATTTGTTTGAAGGAAAAACTGCTGGCTGAACCACCTTTACCTGATCCTCAGCCGTTCACACCTTTGAGTCCCGAAAGGGCCGAGACCGTTCTACGATGCTTTCTTCGGGGATATGCCTTGAAGACGGCAATGCTGGCTCCTGACGCAAGTTATGTCACTGTGTATGGCAAGCATGTGGTGGCTATTCACCCGGCAAGTGTGCTCCATGggcagaagaaggaggcaTTGATGTTTTTGGACCATGTTTACACAAACAAAAACTATGCCAAGAAGGTGAGCGCTGTTCGAGCAACATGGATCGAGGAGGCACTCCAGCGATAG
- a CDS encoding serine/threonine dehydratase, pyridoxal-phosphate-binding site (similar to Metarhizium robertsii ARSEF 23 XP_011411130.1) gives MKKFGFGKKGDDGGRKKSSQSSQADNPYAQQGANDPYTDSAKYANMSPYQQARAGAIAGQQKSSPSSNEQGGRPSGGNGSGNQSLASSSSYGPPSSTGYGADRYGSGGGYGSDRYNNSASGARGPGGYGGFSQSNDGRDESREAAFSGPSDRQPQGLQSSPAPATTSYTSYSQPGAGGDSYGGYGEQRELTAEEQEEAEYRAILAEKRQIQQESSSSVSRSVQMARQANEVGQATLARLGVQGERLHNTEKNLDLAANQNKVAQDRAAELKTLNRSMFAVHVGNPFTSKARQQKADEDVLTRYRSERDQREATRQDAYSSNQRMESTFKEINAADRPRPQTRKKDYGKFNLEDEDEEANRIEDDIDAGLDELGQQVSMMNLVEEPLSDAVGDATMLNRERLARIK, from the exons ATGAAAAAGTTCGGGTTCGGAAAGAAAGGTGACGACGGCGGCCGTAAGAAGTCATCGCAGTCCTCACAGGCGGACAACCCATACGCCCAACAAGGGGCCAACGACCCGTATACTGACAGTGCGAAATATGCAAATATGTCTCCCTATCAGCAAGCTCGAGCTGGCGCCATCGCTGGTCAGCAGAAGtcctctccctcttccaaCGAACAAGGAGGGAGGCCCAGCGGTGGAAATGGTTCTGGTAACCAAAGTCTAGCCTCAAGCAGCAGTTACGGTCCTCCTTCGTCTACGGGGTACGGTGCCGACCGATATGGATCTGGCGGCGGGTATGGGTCAGATCGATACAATAATTCAGCCAGTGGTGCTCGCGGTCCGGGAGGCTATGGTGGGTTTAGCCAAAGCAATGATGGGCGTGACGAGAGCCGTGAGGCTGCTTTTTCTGGACCGTCAGATCGTCAGCCTCAAGGATTACAATCATCCCCAGCTCCGGCTACAACGTCGTACACATCGTACAGCCAGCCTGGCGCAGGGGGCGACTCCTACGGTGGTTATGGCGAACAAAGGGAGCTGACGGCTGAGGAACAGGAGGAAGCAGAGTATCGGGCAATTCTTGCGGAGAAGCGACAGATTCAGCAAGAAAGCTCGTCATCAGTTTCTCGCTCAGTCCAGATGGCGAGACAAGCAAATGAAGTCGGGCAGGCAACACTTGCGAGACTCGGCGTCCAAGGCGAAAGGCTGCACAATACAGAAAAGAATCTCGATCTTGCTGCCAACCAGAACAAGGTTGCGCAGGATAGGGCAGCAGAGCTCAAGACGCTCAACAGGAGTATGTTTGCAGTTCATGTTGGGAACCCCTTCACATCGAAGGCTCGACAGCAAAAGGCAGACGAAGATGTCTTGACAAGATATAGATCCGAGAGAGATCAGAGAGAGGCAACTCGCCAGGATGCCTACTCCTCTAACCAGCGCATGGAATCCACCTTCAAGGAAATCAATGCTGCCGACCGCCCGCGTCCTCAAACCCGCAAGAAGGATTATGGCAAATTCAACTtggaggacgaagacgaagaggcaAATAGAATTGAAGATGATATTGATGCCGGACTTGATGAGCTCGGGCAACAGGTGTCGATGATGAATTTAGTCGAAGAGccattg AGCGATGCTGTTGGGGACGCTACTATGTTGAACCGAGAACGTCTGGCGCGCATTAAGTAG